Proteins from a single region of Flavobacterium sp. K5-23:
- a CDS encoding porin family protein, producing the protein MKKVILTAVALFTILFVNGQDKKDMSFGVKAGLNVSSINNIDEDGVDSNSLIGFHVGFFGEFMVSDKFAIQPELLYSTQGVELEFLGEKGDLKLDYINIPVLGKYYVSDAFSLEAGPQIGFLVSAKANSGGVEEDVKDELKSTDVSLAFGANYTISKNIMIGARYNLGLTRLQENLSPGEKDFKNSVFQISLGYKF; encoded by the coding sequence ATGAAAAAAGTTATTTTAACGGCAGTAGCACTATTTACAATCTTATTTGTAAATGGTCAAGACAAAAAGGATATGTCTTTTGGTGTCAAAGCAGGGTTGAATGTTTCTTCAATTAATAATATAGATGAAGATGGAGTGGATTCAAACTCTTTAATAGGTTTTCATGTTGGTTTTTTTGGTGAATTTATGGTAAGTGATAAATTCGCTATACAACCTGAATTACTCTACTCCACTCAAGGAGTTGAATTAGAATTTTTAGGGGAAAAAGGGGACTTGAAATTAGACTATATTAATATTCCAGTATTGGGTAAATATTATGTGTCTGATGCTTTTAGTTTGGAGGCCGGTCCGCAAATTGGATTTTTAGTATCTGCCAAAGCTAATTCAGGTGGAGTAGAAGAGGATGTAAAAGATGAACTTAAATCAACTGATGTAAGTTTAGCTTTTGGTGCTAATTATACTATTTCTAAAAATATAATGATAGGTGCTCGATATAATTTAGGTTTGACACGCTTACAGGAAAATTTGTCTCCAGGGGAAAAAGATTTTAAAAACTCTGTATTCCAAATTTCTTTAGGTTACAAATTCTAG
- a CDS encoding M23 family metallopeptidase, which translates to MRFPVIILLFCSSLFAQTEYPKDYFGLPLDIPIQLSGNFGELRPNHFHAGFDFKTLQREGLEVHAVADGYISRIKMSSFGNGKAIYITHPNGYTSVYCHLQRPNDVIEAFVNKAQYKEKSYDIELFLKPTDLTITKGQTIAYSGNTGSSEGPHLHFEFRDTKTEKVINPLLFGFDKHIKDTKKPLISAVYVYPLDSKTSINRSKRPLLLNVVLQKDGTYLANKVSANGKIGFGVTAYDYDNASFNKNGIYKVQTYLNGKPNFGFQFDTYSFDEMRYINALIDYPRYKKSYQRVQKLFMTNPFPLSIIKTDETNGIIQVLPNLSFVYQIKISDFFGNMSVVTIPIHYDLLTTIIDQEPVVSNYFVKVKKDNNFAKNNWSVFFPSNTFYEDFEINFDVKNETLYLHDDSVPVHSNFTISVEDSSYTDAQKEKVFIADIDARGRAGYNYTYSKGNVFSAKVRSLGKYKLSIDTTPPTISITNPIEGKWISTQKTIQLRIDDDTSGIKSYDGYLNGKWILFEYDHKTKKITHNFSDGIVSEGVNDLKVVVTDKVGNSSIFETQFFRSQK; encoded by the coding sequence ATGAGATTTCCTGTTATTATTTTGTTGTTTTGTAGTTCGCTTTTTGCACAAACGGAGTATCCAAAAGATTATTTTGGATTGCCCTTAGATATTCCTATACAGCTGTCTGGGAATTTTGGGGAGTTAAGGCCAAATCATTTTCATGCCGGTTTTGATTTTAAAACTTTACAAAGAGAAGGATTGGAAGTTCATGCAGTGGCTGATGGCTATATTTCGAGAATAAAGATGTCTTCTTTTGGAAATGGAAAAGCGATTTATATTACTCATCCTAATGGATATACATCTGTGTATTGTCATTTACAAAGACCTAATGATGTAATTGAAGCTTTTGTAAATAAAGCGCAGTATAAAGAAAAATCATATGATATTGAGTTGTTTTTAAAACCGACTGATTTAACAATTACAAAAGGTCAGACCATTGCATATAGTGGAAACACTGGATCGTCTGAAGGACCTCATTTGCACTTCGAATTTAGAGATACTAAAACAGAAAAAGTTATCAATCCACTTTTGTTTGGGTTTGATAAACATATAAAAGACACCAAGAAACCTTTAATTTCTGCAGTTTATGTTTACCCTTTAGATTCAAAAACCTCTATAAATAGATCTAAACGACCTTTATTATTAAATGTGGTTTTACAAAAAGACGGAACATACCTTGCGAATAAAGTTTCGGCTAACGGGAAAATTGGTTTTGGAGTTACAGCTTATGATTATGACAATGCTTCTTTTAATAAGAACGGAATCTATAAAGTGCAGACTTATTTAAACGGAAAGCCAAATTTCGGATTTCAATTTGATACTTATTCTTTTGATGAAATGCGTTATATAAATGCGTTAATTGATTATCCTAGATATAAGAAAAGTTATCAAAGAGTCCAGAAATTATTTATGACAAACCCTTTTCCGTTAAGTATTATTAAAACGGATGAAACTAACGGGATTATTCAGGTTTTGCCAAATTTATCTTTTGTTTACCAAATAAAGATTTCAGACTTTTTTGGAAATATGAGTGTCGTAACAATTCCTATTCATTATGATTTATTGACTACAATTATTGATCAGGAGCCAGTAGTTTCTAACTATTTTGTAAAAGTCAAGAAGGATAATAATTTCGCTAAAAATAATTGGTCTGTTTTCTTTCCTTCGAATACTTTTTATGAAGATTTTGAAATTAATTTCGATGTAAAGAATGAAACTCTTTATCTTCATGATGATTCTGTTCCTGTTCATTCTAATTTCACTATATCAGTTGAAGATTCTTCTTATACTGATGCTCAAAAAGAAAAGGTTTTTATTGCTGATATTGATGCCAGAGGAAGAGCAGGTTATAATTATACGTATAGTAAAGGGAATGTGTTTTCGGCCAAGGTTAGATCTTTAGGTAAATATAAATTATCAATCGATACAACTCCACCTACGATATCTATAACTAATCCTATTGAAGGGAAATGGATAAGTACACAAAAAACAATTCAACTGAGAATTGACGATGATACATCTGGAATCAAATCTTATGACGGATATTTGAACGGGAAATGGATTCTCTTCGAATATGATCATAAAACAAAAAAAATTACTCATAATTTCAGTGATGGAATTGTTTCAGAAGGCGTTAATGATTTAAAGGTGGTTGTAACTGATAAAGTAGGAAATTCATCTATCTTTGAAACGCAATTTTTCAGAAGTCAAAAATAA
- a CDS encoding porin family protein, translated as MKKTILFTLLIIAISVNTQAQLVKFGLKGGVNYANQTGSAITVNNTNYTTDAITSYHAGLVVQVRLTEGLSLQPELLYSTQGATYKNAVEEFKNELGYLSAPVLVKINLNKTFSLDFGPQASILLSERNNFVYNNAETFEFAAVGGLGINITKNFFLQGRYVLGLTEASKEAEVKNSALQISAGFTF; from the coding sequence ATGAAAAAGACAATATTATTTACCCTTTTAATCATTGCCATATCAGTTAACACACAGGCACAATTAGTTAAATTTGGTTTAAAAGGTGGAGTAAATTATGCAAACCAAACAGGCTCTGCAATTACAGTTAACAACACTAATTATACTACTGATGCTATAACCAGTTATCACGCAGGATTAGTTGTTCAAGTTAGACTAACAGAAGGTTTATCTTTACAACCTGAATTATTATATTCAACCCAAGGCGCAACATACAAAAATGCTGTTGAAGAATTCAAAAATGAATTGGGATATTTATCCGCACCAGTTTTGGTAAAAATCAATTTAAATAAAACATTTAGTCTTGACTTTGGACCACAAGCTTCCATTTTATTAAGTGAAAGAAATAATTTTGTTTATAATAATGCAGAGACTTTTGAATTTGCAGCCGTGGGAGGTTTAGGAATTAATATTACAAAAAACTTCTTTTTACAAGGTCGTTATGTTTTAGGTCTTACTGAAGCTTCTAAAGAAGCAGAAGTTAAAAATTCAGCACTTCAAATTTCTGCAGGATTTACATTTTAA
- a CDS encoding DUF5686 and carboxypeptidase regulatory-like domain-containing protein yields the protein MKKHFLLLLILVSFTNYAQIKGTVSDEKGNPIPFVTVFEEDTYNGTTSNENGNYELNIKTAGKHSVVFQYLGFKTQKIAVQTENKPYLLDVKMMEESFSLKEVVINTKINPAIAIIKNAIANKKENTEKTDRYKADFYSRGIFKLKNAPKKIFGQKIGDMNGGLDSTGTGIISLSETFSKISFEKPNNLKEVVTASKVSGRDNGYSYNTARSSFYDFYDNTVNFGVNMISPIADNAFNYYKFKLESTFNDENNRTINKIEVIAKRDSEPVFEGYIYIVDDSWAIYAVDLNIKGYRMKEEFVDVMTLKQNFIYNKNNKIWAKNTQSLDINAGAFGIKFIGKYTYVYSNYEFIKAFPKKTFTNEITSIEVNSNKKDTAFWNTNRPIPLTLEESNDYIRKDSIYKVRNSKKYMDSIDQKGNKFKLLKLLTGYTYRNSSEKKSFSYEGLFNLSSLSFNTVQGYNFDSGFRYSNWKDNEKGKYTSIGTKLNYGFSDDRLRITGQFIHRFNNQDYATVSVSGGNTVRQFNNNQPINNLTNSVSSLFFKDNYMKLYNVEFAQIGYSQDIANGVNLNGKMEYQQRKPLFNTTDFSYFNNEDIYSSNNPLAPNDFVTPAFEKHNLMKATLNAKINFGNKYSSRPDGKYNIRNEKYPTLNLGYEKAFAGNEKKYEFDHINARLSYDVTLGNKGKLGMNLKAGKFFNAENISFVDYKHFNGNQTHIGQTERYLNVFNLLPYYSNSTNESYFEVHMEHNDEGYIMNKIPLLNKLNSTLVMGFHTLAVPNKKPYSEVTIGLDNLGFGKFKMLRVDYVRSYQNGIKGDGVVFGLKFLNILE from the coding sequence ATGAAAAAACATTTTTTACTGCTTCTAATTTTGGTGTCATTTACCAATTATGCTCAAATCAAGGGAACCGTTTCTGATGAGAAAGGCAATCCTATTCCTTTTGTAACTGTCTTCGAAGAAGATACTTATAACGGTACAACTTCAAACGAGAATGGGAATTATGAATTGAATATTAAAACTGCCGGAAAGCATTCGGTTGTTTTCCAATATTTAGGATTTAAGACTCAAAAAATAGCTGTCCAAACAGAAAACAAACCATATCTTTTAGATGTAAAAATGATGGAAGAAAGCTTCTCATTAAAAGAAGTAGTCATCAACACAAAGATCAACCCTGCTATTGCAATCATAAAAAATGCAATCGCCAACAAAAAGGAAAACACCGAAAAAACAGATCGTTACAAAGCTGATTTTTATTCCCGAGGTATTTTCAAACTAAAAAATGCTCCTAAAAAGATATTTGGTCAAAAAATTGGGGATATGAACGGAGGTTTAGATTCAACAGGAACGGGCATTATTTCCTTATCTGAAACATTTTCAAAGATCTCATTCGAAAAACCAAATAATTTAAAAGAAGTAGTAACAGCTTCTAAGGTAAGTGGTAGAGATAATGGATACAGTTACAACACTGCGAGGTCTTCTTTTTACGACTTCTACGACAACACTGTGAACTTTGGGGTTAATATGATTTCGCCTATAGCTGACAATGCTTTTAATTACTATAAATTTAAACTTGAAAGCACTTTCAATGATGAGAATAATCGAACAATTAATAAAATAGAAGTAATTGCAAAAAGAGATAGTGAACCCGTTTTTGAAGGTTACATTTATATTGTTGATGATTCATGGGCAATCTATGCTGTTGATTTAAACATAAAAGGATACCGAATGAAAGAAGAATTTGTTGATGTTATGACACTTAAACAAAACTTCATTTACAACAAAAACAATAAAATCTGGGCTAAAAACACTCAGAGTCTTGACATAAATGCTGGTGCTTTTGGTATAAAATTTATTGGAAAATACACCTATGTATACAGCAATTATGAATTCATAAAAGCTTTTCCCAAAAAAACATTTACTAACGAAATAACATCTATTGAAGTAAATTCGAATAAAAAAGACACAGCTTTTTGGAACACTAACAGACCTATTCCTTTAACCTTAGAAGAAAGCAACGATTACATTCGAAAAGACAGCATTTACAAAGTGCGCAATTCAAAAAAGTATATGGATTCCATAGACCAAAAGGGTAATAAATTCAAATTATTAAAACTTTTAACAGGATATACCTATAGAAACAGTTCAGAGAAAAAATCTTTCAGCTACGAAGGCTTATTTAATCTAAGTTCATTGAGTTTTAATACCGTTCAGGGATATAATTTTGATTCCGGATTTAGATATTCAAACTGGAAAGATAACGAGAAGGGAAAATACACTTCCATTGGCACAAAGCTAAACTATGGTTTTTCGGATGATCGTTTGCGTATTACAGGACAATTCATCCATAGATTCAACAATCAAGATTATGCAACTGTATCAGTATCGGGAGGAAACACTGTTCGTCAATTCAACAATAATCAACCAATTAATAATTTAACAAACTCGGTTAGTTCTTTATTTTTCAAAGACAATTACATGAAATTATATAATGTTGAGTTTGCACAAATTGGCTATAGCCAAGACATCGCAAATGGGGTAAATCTAAACGGTAAAATGGAATACCAGCAACGAAAACCACTTTTCAACACTACTGATTTTTCATATTTTAACAACGAAGATATTTATTCTTCCAATAATCCATTGGCTCCAAATGATTTTGTCACTCCCGCTTTTGAAAAACATAATTTGATGAAAGCTACGCTGAATGCAAAAATTAATTTCGGAAATAAATATTCGTCTCGCCCCGACGGTAAATATAATATCCGAAATGAAAAATACCCGACACTTAATCTGGGTTATGAAAAAGCATTTGCAGGAAATGAGAAAAAATATGAATTTGACCATATCAACGCCCGCCTGAGTTATGATGTCACATTAGGAAACAAAGGTAAACTTGGAATGAATTTAAAAGCAGGTAAATTCTTTAACGCGGAGAACATTTCCTTTGTAGACTATAAACATTTCAATGGAAACCAGACCCACATAGGACAAACTGAACGCTACCTGAATGTATTTAATTTACTGCCTTATTATTCTAATAGTACAAACGAAAGTTATTTCGAAGTCCATATGGAGCACAATGACGAAGGATATATTATGAATAAAATACCGCTATTAAATAAATTAAATTCAACTTTGGTAATGGGATTCCATACGCTTGCAGTACCAAACAAAAAACCCTATTCTGAAGTTACAATAGGATTAGACAATCTAGGTTTCGGGAAATTCAAGATGTTGAGAGTAGATTATGTTCGTTCTTATCAAAATGGTATCAAGGGAGACGGAGTTGTTTTTGGTTTGAAATTTCTAAATATATTAGAATAG
- a CDS encoding IS3 family transposase produces MSKQAVNQYSKRQVAFERKIECLILEAEELRKEHPGCGVEKMYYALRPNFIGRDRFIDTFMDLGFRIKRHKNYRRTTFSVKVYFPNLIKSMSVYAPSTIWQSDITYIYVGERFYYAVFIIDVYTKKIVGHQLSNHMRATANLSAMQMALENNQAPMIHHSDRGSQYIYNEYIALLKVSGCEISMALSGQDNAYAERINRTIKEEYIDHWKPKTFEQLKKDVDRAVEHYNNKRPHNNIGKLSPVDFENNWFNNPLFSKPIITIFDNDKLIEIGQL; encoded by the coding sequence ATAAGCAAGCAAGCAGTTAATCAGTATTCAAAAAGACAGGTTGCTTTTGAAAGAAAGATAGAATGTCTGATTTTAGAAGCAGAGGAACTAAGGAAAGAACACCCTGGTTGTGGGGTTGAGAAAATGTATTATGCTTTGCGTCCTAATTTCATAGGAAGAGATAGATTTATCGATACGTTTATGGATTTAGGGTTCAGGATAAAAAGGCATAAAAATTACAGGAGAACAACGTTTTCTGTGAAAGTTTATTTTCCGAATCTAATAAAGTCAATGTCTGTATATGCTCCGTCGACGATTTGGCAATCGGATATAACTTATATTTATGTTGGAGAAAGATTTTATTACGCAGTGTTTATAATAGATGTTTATACAAAGAAAATCGTTGGACATCAACTATCTAATCATATGAGAGCTACTGCTAATTTAAGCGCAATGCAAATGGCATTAGAAAACAATCAAGCTCCAATGATACACCACTCTGATAGAGGTAGTCAGTATATTTACAATGAATATATAGCTCTTCTCAAAGTGAGTGGATGCGAAATCAGCATGGCATTGTCAGGACAAGACAATGCTTATGCAGAAAGGATTAACAGAACAATAAAAGAAGAGTATATAGACCATTGGAAACCTAAAACATTTGAACAATTAAAAAAGGATGTAGATAGAGCAGTTGAACATTATAATAATAAGAGACCTCATAACAACATAGGGAAATTAAGCCCTGTTGATTTTGAAAATAATTGGTTCAATAATCCTCTTTTTTCTAAGCCTATTATTACTATTTTTGACAATGATAAATTAATAGAAATCGGTCAACTTTAA
- a CDS encoding transposase — MNANLKEIRKLRVYSEEFKKGIVSFYESGKYSVLQLERLYGVNNVTIYNWIYKFSTFNEKGIRVVEMKDSNIDKLKQLELKIKELEQAVGQKQIKIDYLEKMIDIAKDEFNIDIKKNSNTPQSAGSLRTRK, encoded by the coding sequence ATGAATGCAAATTTAAAAGAAATTAGGAAACTCCGAGTTTATTCGGAAGAGTTTAAAAAAGGAATCGTAAGTTTTTACGAAAGCGGGAAGTATAGTGTTCTGCAATTAGAACGACTTTACGGAGTAAATAACGTTACAATCTACAATTGGATTTATAAATTTTCTACTTTTAATGAAAAAGGAATTAGAGTTGTAGAAATGAAAGATAGTAACATTGATAAGCTAAAACAGTTAGAACTCAAGATAAAAGAACTTGAACAAGCGGTTGGTCAGAAGCAAATAAAAATTGATTATCTCGAAAAGATGATTGATATAGCTAAAGATGAATTTAATATCGACATAAAAAAAAACTCCAACACCCCACAATCAGCTGGTTCGTTGAGAACCAGAAAGTAA
- the xerA gene encoding site-specific tyrosine recombinase/integron integrase: MNWNSYITNFQSYLRIERGLSKNTIENYSFDIERLCLFLDENEIVVSPLKIGEETLQQFIYSVSKEVNPRSQARIISGLKSFFGYLIFEDYRLDNPLELIESPKTGRKLPDTLSLEEIDALIAAIDLSSNEGERNRAMIEILYGCGLRVSELVELKISDLFFEEGFIKVTGKGNKQRFVPIAELGKKYILIYKDSIRIHLNIQKGFNDTLFLNRRGRQLTRAMIFTIIKDLARKIELDKKISPHTFRHSFATHLLENGADLRSIQLMLGHESITTTEIYLHLDRKHLAQVMNNFHPRKSD, translated from the coding sequence ATGAATTGGAATTCCTATATCACTAATTTTCAGTCTTATTTAAGAATCGAAAGGGGTTTGTCAAAGAATACAATTGAGAATTACTCTTTTGATATAGAACGCTTGTGTCTTTTTCTTGATGAAAATGAAATTGTTGTTTCTCCATTAAAAATAGGTGAAGAAACGTTGCAGCAATTTATTTATAGTGTTTCAAAAGAAGTGAATCCCCGTTCTCAAGCAAGGATTATTTCAGGTTTGAAAAGTTTTTTTGGTTATTTGATATTTGAAGATTACCGTCTTGACAATCCTTTGGAATTGATAGAAAGTCCTAAAACGGGCAGGAAGCTACCCGATACCTTGTCTTTGGAAGAAATTGATGCTCTTATAGCTGCAATTGATTTAAGTTCGAATGAAGGAGAGCGTAACCGCGCGATGATTGAAATACTGTATGGTTGTGGTCTTCGGGTTTCGGAGTTAGTTGAACTTAAAATTTCCGATTTGTTTTTTGAGGAAGGTTTTATAAAAGTCACGGGAAAAGGAAATAAACAACGTTTTGTTCCAATTGCCGAATTAGGTAAAAAGTACATTCTTATATATAAGGATTCTATTCGAATTCATCTTAATATTCAAAAAGGATTTAATGACACTTTGTTTCTCAATAGAAGAGGGAGGCAGCTTACAAGAGCTATGATTTTTACAATTATAAAAGACTTGGCTCGAAAAATAGAATTGGACAAAAAAATAAGCCCGCACACTTTTCGCCATTCATTTGCGACTCATCTTTTGGAAAATGGTGCTGATTTGCGATCTATTCAATTAATGTTGGGACACGAATCAATAACAACTACAGAGATTTATTTGCACTTAGATCGAAAACATTTAGCTCAAGTAATGAATAATTTTCATCCAAGGAAGAGTGATTAG
- a CDS encoding cell division protein ZapA: MDDKLKIKISIAERVYPLTVNLSQEEGLRSASKKIDVMIKQFEENYAVRDKQDVLAMCALQFASQVEQKQIDNAINGDETIERINKLNALIDQYLDN; the protein is encoded by the coding sequence ATGGACGATAAGCTTAAAATAAAAATATCAATAGCAGAAAGAGTTTACCCGTTAACGGTAAATTTATCTCAAGAAGAAGGGCTTAGAAGCGCTTCCAAAAAAATTGATGTAATGATTAAGCAATTTGAAGAAAATTATGCTGTTCGCGATAAGCAAGACGTATTAGCAATGTGCGCTTTACAATTTGCATCACAAGTGGAACAAAAACAAATTGACAATGCTATTAACGGCGATGAAACTATTGAAAGAATCAATAAACTTAACGCATTAATAGATCAATATCTCGATAATTAA
- a CDS encoding cation diffusion facilitator family transporter, with protein MSNEKKAIQATYFSIVGNSCLAIIKGLAGFFGNSYALIADAIESTTDIFASFLVLFGIKYSNRPADKNHPYGHGRAEPLITFLVVGFLITSATIIAYESIINIQTPHELPKSWTLLVLGGIIIWKEFSFRLVMRRSVETNSSSLKADAWHHRSDAITSVAAFIGISIAIILGKGYESADDWAALFASGFILYNSYLIFRPALGEIMDEHLYDDLIEEIRRVSSQVEGIIDTEKCFIRKAGMKYHVDLHAIVEATISVKEGHDLAHKLKDTLQEEIPELGNVLIHIEPNK; from the coding sequence ATGTCAAACGAAAAGAAAGCAATTCAAGCAACGTATTTCAGTATAGTTGGAAATAGTTGTCTAGCAATAATCAAAGGGTTAGCCGGATTTTTCGGTAATTCGTATGCTTTGATTGCAGATGCCATTGAGTCTACTACGGATATATTCGCGTCCTTTTTAGTCTTGTTTGGAATCAAATATTCGAATAGACCAGCTGACAAAAATCATCCTTATGGTCACGGTAGGGCAGAGCCGCTAATCACTTTTTTAGTTGTTGGTTTTCTTATTACATCTGCCACTATTATTGCTTATGAAAGTATTATAAATATTCAGACACCTCATGAACTTCCTAAATCCTGGACCCTTTTGGTTCTTGGTGGAATTATTATTTGGAAAGAATTTTCATTCCGCCTTGTAATGAGAAGAAGTGTGGAAACAAATAGTTCTTCTTTAAAAGCGGATGCTTGGCATCATCGTAGCGATGCGATAACATCTGTTGCTGCTTTTATTGGGATTTCAATCGCTATAATTTTGGGAAAAGGATATGAATCTGCTGATGACTGGGCGGCTCTTTTTGCATCTGGTTTCATTCTATATAATAGTTATTTGATTTTTAGACCTGCTCTTGGTGAAATTATGGACGAGCATTTATATGACGATTTGATCGAAGAAATAAGAAGGGTCTCCAGTCAAGTAGAAGGAATAATTGACACTGAGAAATGTTTTATACGTAAGGCAGGAATGAAATACCACGTGGACCTTCATGCTATTGTGGAAGCTACTATTTCGGTTAAAGAAGGACACGATTTGGCACATAAACTAAAAGACACATTACAAGAGGAAATACCTGAGTTAGGAAATGTTTTAATACATATTGAACCAAACAAATAA
- the rny gene encoding ribonuclease Y, with the protein MDIVTIIISGIIGIAGGFGIAKIIEKSNISNLIKNAKKEATSILKDANLEAENIKKDKILQAKEKFIELKSEHEQVILSRDKKVAEVEKRIRDKESQISNELSKAKKVNDDFESKTIEFTSKIEVLDKKQVEVEKMHKSQLQQLEVISGLSAEEAKNQLVEGLKAEAKSQAMGHIQETIEDAKLTAQQEAKKIIINTIQRVGTEEAVENCVSVFNIESDDVKGRIIGREGRNIRALEAATGVEIIVDDTPEAIILSCFDPVRREIARLALHKLVTDGRIHPARIEEVVAKTTKQIDDEIIEVGKRTVIDLGIHGLHPELIKVVGRMKYRSSYGQNLLQHSREVSKLCGIMAAELGLNVKLAKRAGLLHDIGKVPDAESDLPHALLGMQWAEKYGEKEEVCNAIGAHHDEIEMKSLLSPIIQVCDAISGARPGARRQVLDSYIQRLKDLEEVAYGFTGVKNAYAIQAGRELRVIVESEKVSDDNAATLSFEISQKIQTEMTYPGQVKVTVIRETRAVNIAK; encoded by the coding sequence ATGGACATAGTAACGATTATTATTTCAGGAATTATAGGTATTGCAGGAGGTTTTGGAATTGCCAAGATCATAGAAAAAAGTAATATTTCTAATTTGATAAAAAACGCTAAAAAAGAGGCAACATCTATTTTAAAAGACGCCAACTTAGAAGCTGAAAACATAAAAAAAGATAAAATTCTTCAAGCAAAAGAGAAATTTATCGAATTAAAATCAGAACATGAGCAAGTAATCCTTTCTCGTGATAAAAAGGTAGCTGAAGTAGAAAAAAGAATAAGAGACAAAGAATCTCAAATTTCTAATGAACTATCAAAAGCTAAAAAAGTAAACGATGATTTCGAATCAAAAACTATTGAATTCACGTCAAAAATTGAAGTTTTAGATAAAAAGCAAGTCGAAGTTGAAAAAATGCACAAAAGCCAACTGCAACAACTAGAAGTGATTTCTGGTTTATCAGCAGAGGAAGCTAAAAATCAATTAGTCGAAGGACTAAAAGCAGAAGCGAAAAGCCAAGCGATGGGGCACATTCAAGAAACTATTGAAGATGCAAAACTAACTGCTCAGCAAGAAGCTAAAAAAATCATTATCAACACTATTCAAAGAGTTGGTACAGAAGAAGCAGTAGAAAACTGTGTTTCTGTATTCAACATTGAATCAGATGATGTTAAAGGTAGAATCATTGGACGTGAAGGTAGAAACATTAGAGCTTTAGAAGCAGCTACAGGAGTTGAAATCATTGTTGATGATACACCAGAAGCGATTATACTTTCTTGTTTTGACCCGGTTCGTAGAGAGATTGCTCGTTTAGCTTTACATAAATTAGTAACTGACGGACGAATTCACCCAGCACGTATTGAAGAAGTTGTTGCTAAAACAACAAAACAAATTGACGACGAAATCATAGAAGTTGGTAAACGTACTGTTATCGATTTAGGAATCCACGGATTACACCCTGAATTAATTAAAGTAGTAGGACGTATGAAATACCGTTCTTCTTATGGACAAAATTTATTGCAACACTCTCGTGAAGTATCAAAACTTTGTGGAATTATGGCAGCCGAATTAGGATTGAATGTAAAACTTGCCAAAAGAGCTGGATTACTTCATGATATTGGTAAAGTTCCAGATGCAGAAAGTGATTTACCTCACGCTCTATTAGGAATGCAATGGGCTGAGAAGTATGGTGAAAAAGAAGAGGTATGTAATGCCATTGGAGCGCATCACGACGAAATAGAAATGAAATCTTTATTATCTCCAATTATCCAAGTTTGTGATGCTATATCTGGCGCAAGACCTGGAGCGAGAAGACAAGTATTAGATTCATACATCCAACGTTTAAAAGATTTAGAAGAAGTAGCTTACGGATTCACAGGTGTTAAAAATGCTTATGCAATTCAAGCGGGTAGAGAGTTACGTGTAATAGTGGAAAGTGAAAAAGTTTCTGACGATAATGCTGCTACGCTTTCTTTTGAAATATCTCAAAAAATACAAACTGAAATGACATATCCTGGTCAAGTTAAAGTAACCGTAATTAGAGAAACTAGAGCGGTAAATATTGCTAAATAA
- the aroQ gene encoding type II 3-dehydroquinate dehydratase → MKISIINGPNLNLLGKREPEVYGNLTFEEYFTTLQIKFPAIEFSYFQSNIEGELIDKIQEFGFTFDGIILNAGAYTHTSIGIGDAVKAITTPVIEVHISNTFSRESFRHQSYISGNAKGVILGFGLKSYELAIQSFL, encoded by the coding sequence ATGAAAATCAGCATTATTAATGGACCAAATCTAAATCTATTAGGAAAGAGAGAACCTGAAGTATACGGAAACTTAACATTTGAAGAGTATTTTACGACTTTACAAATAAAATTTCCGGCAATTGAATTCAGTTATTTTCAAAGTAATATTGAAGGGGAATTGATTGATAAAATCCAGGAATTTGGTTTTACGTTTGACGGGATAATACTAAATGCTGGTGCTTATACGCATACCTCTATAGGAATAGGAGATGCTGTAAAAGCGATAACTACTCCGGTAATAGAAGTTCATATTTCGAATACATTTTCACGTGAAAGTTTTAGACATCAATCGTATATTTCAGGAAATGCAAAAGGAGTGATTCTTGGTTTTGGACTAAAAAGCTACGAATTAGCGATTCAGTCCTTTCTTTAA